In Plasmodium cynomolgi strain B DNA, chromosome 6, whole genome shotgun sequence, the sequence AGATCATATGTGTGCTACTATTAGAGTGctataaaatttattgctTATTCTCTTTTATGGTCCGTACATAGCGCCTTATATTTGCATTGTATATTGAAGAAATATTTCCGAagttgaaataaaaataatatgtttttttattttagacATACTAGTTAAGTATGCTGAGATTATCTGAAATAGTATATCATGTAGTATCATCGAAAATTATAGTATTCGTGTAAATGGTAATTTCACGAAATGCACACATTCGTTGATTGTTTATCATAATGTACTTCACATTATATTGaagcaacaaaaaacaaaaaaaaaaaaaaaaaaggcaatgaAATAACCATAAAACCCTTTAAAACGAAGGagtacattttattttgttctttcatAAAAGTAAATAGGAGTTTTACATTATGCTCTGTGCCTATCGGAAAGAATGAGTTAATAGGTTTTAAGGAATCAAGCAAAATTTAAGAAACACCAATTTAGTTAACTTACTCatatatgcttatatatttgaaaatattttaaagagTTTAGGAtagttattaaaaatgttttgcgaattagaaaaaaattacaaagacaccaatttttatttgataaaattcgttaaaaagaaattgataAGGTCACTAAAGGTGATCATAAATTCTCTGTTATACGTGCAGATTTACTCCCTTAGTAGCtccattaataaaaatgcattaaagCTTATTTAATGAAAGCACATAGCGAGCTAACATACTTTATTAATTTGTAGAGCAGCTAATGTAGTCCCTTTTACGCATGATGCGTGCACTGAGCTACTCACAGAAAAGTTTCTGAATTGGTCCTGTAGCTTGCATTCCCAAGTTTAATAATGTCAATCTTATAAACAATGAAAGCGTTAAAatatgtggaaaaaataatgaattatGCAATGAATAAggttaccttttttaaaatgctttcTTCAGTACGAAAGTAGGATGTCttcaataattattaaaatgatTTTAACGAAAGGatcgttttttcatttgttcattGGTTATGATGTACCAttaagttttaaaaatgagccTTACAATACACGAATAGGAAGACGTATATGCTATATGTATGTAAGAcatgaaatataaataacatgCATCAATTATGTAGATACAGGATGGATCCCTAATGAGTCGTTAAAGACATTGACTCATACGTCTGCGCTTACCtctattaatttttaataatgggaaaaatgagaCAGAATAAAGCTTCAAAATATAGGTGCATTCATGAAGACGAAACTTACCCTAAGAATTACATTTAGAAAAAGCTAAAACGGTTATACGAAAAAGTTAACTAATAATGGTGAGACtggaaatttcttttttccaaaatatttaatacatATCAAATGCGTAATTTttgatttgtttttaattttatcaggACAATCGCACGAATTAATTACTTATTAGTTGAAAACAGTCTCACATTTTGAACAAACACCAATGTGAAGtaggaaaagaaataacaGCACTCAAATGAGGGCAGCATCTCATCAACAGTTTTGTTGTAATTCTCTGGACGTATTTTgtagttttaaaaaattagcaatCTAAGATATAGTAGTACTGCTATCACGTTACAGTATATTAGATCATGTTACATTGCACTATTATATTGTTTGTGTCCTAAATAAAAACTTAGAAATGactaatgagaaaaaatgtcctattataaaagtaaaattaaatatcgTGATTGATCTGTGaagaaatacataaaaagagCACTCTCCAAGGAAATACCTATTTCGGTGCGTCTATAAAAAAGgtcaaaaaacaaaaattcaaaaaattatttttgacaaaattaacaattaAACTATGCTGTATGCTCTAACAAGGACGAATTGGAAAATGTTACATCTTAACATTTATCTGAACATTAATCggcgcaatttttattaataattccctattttgttaatccatatataatttttaatttcgttggTTGTATTTTTACAGGAAGTCATATATCCTTTTGGTAAAAAAGTTCAAAGATTCGCACACATATATTCCTTTATTACAAAATGCACAACAAGATTATACAGGGttgttaaaataatattcaaggaaaatatgcaccagtaaaatattttataacgCTANATTGTATACTCACTATGGATGTAtcgaaaattttattgatttaaaaatattgataagAAAGTAGCCAATTTTTAacaagagtttttttttttttatgctactGTACAATATGTAACAAGTGTGCCTGAAACGTTAACAACTCTCTTAAGTATTTCtcgtaaaattatttcttgaATCTCCATAATTAATAACATTTTGTGTAGAGGTTGGTACGGAATCCTGAGTAACAAAATGCTTAATccttgtaaatatttttctatttgacatttttattttttttccattaattgTCTGCTCCAGGTAGGGATATTTTAGAACACGTCGCATTTACAGTGCATTTATACGACTTGTTGATCTTTTTGCTCCCATCCGTGTATGCTCGTAAGATGATCAGTGCTTGTGTATCAAGGGGCAAAAACCGgaacccttttttatcttcctcACATGTACAGATTCACTTTTTACCTTTGTACTTTTTGAACACGTCATTTATATAGTTTGCccacttttcctttttggattCTCGAAGTTCTTTCCACGAACTTCTCTTCAAATTGATGTACCTCAGAAATTCCCACCTTGCACAAAAATCTTCCTTAGCAAAttcctttatattttttaaatcaaaacgttctttttttactaGTGCATTCGTTATTTTATCATCTAcatgtttgcattttttcgtttcaaaTTCTTTTGGTATGTTATAATGTTTAGCTAACAATttacaataattttgtatttcttgtTGCATTcgaacaaaatttaccttCTCAtgattatgtacatatttccATACAAGATGCATCGTTTTGGCGTTAACCGCCCCCTTTatgttatttaatttatcgTTTAATTCGTCTTCTGTTACTTCTTCGCAATTACCAGTATTTGCACAACTGAACAtgatttcgtttttattatattcttcTTTCTTGCCCGTGTTGGTTTTCAATTGGTTGTGGTTCgaaagcttttttttcaagtctTCATTCTGTTTATCCACATTTCCAGAACTGTTATTATCAGCATGTTTAAATGGAAATGGATTCTTCTTCTGTCCTTCGGTAGTATTATTAGCTCGGgatccttttaaaaatgaaggaatgTCTTGATATAATATCCTCGAATGTCTATTCTTTAAGTGTGAATGTGGATATTTATTTCCTGTAGATGCGTTGATGttctataaaaattgtagtataaaaaaaagaaaagaaaaggattagtttcaaaaatttgcttATGCGTGTAGTTTATggtaaatgaaaaagtgaTCATATCGTGTGTGTATAAGGGTGCGTgcttattaattaaaaaagttacataCTTGTAGGAGAAGGTAATACAAAGACAGAACTAATGCACTAAAAAAAgacttgaaaaatatatgtgttgcaaatttgttgctttttaattttatttccttttctttgaacgattttttaaaggaactctttccttttgctaTATTCCCCAACGAAGATATTATggacaaaagaaaatttggatttttcttattatcttgcattttttttcctcttttattttattttttttttgatatatcTTGAAAGATGCAGCAAAACtgttttattaataaaaatgttactgctatattttgtatataactAAAGTGTATAATTCACTTATGTTGTCCGTGGTATTACACTGCGTTATATTATTTCGCCAAACGTAGaccaaaaaaacgaaaagtgATTAAAAGACTACCttataaaaaagtacacgAAATATGTCAAATGACAGAAAATATCCATAGGTATATATGCATCgcacaaaaaacaaacgatTTCGCAAAAACTTaggattaaaaatatatggtGTTGAATAGaccttttatatatgtagtaTTCCCTAAAGCGACGAAgaacaaatatttaaaatacagacaaaattatattgtgcattatattttttatattttctttttttcaaataagatgtttcaaaaatattttttggcgATTGGACATCAGAAATTcttaaattgtaattttgttttaaaatgaaagataaatttgaataattgattgcaatttaaaaataaattgtttgGGGGTATttcttaatatatttaaatataaaaatgactcgtaatgtaaaaaaaaaatgacccgCACCCACCACCAgtttttgcgtttttcaCGCTAacaataacataaaaattgttattatcATGTACGACAAAATTGCAAttaaaggaaataaataatacatacacatatgttcGTGTAACGGAATGGGGAAATGTAATTTTCGGATAATTTgctcttttccatttttaattttaatttttttttatatattaatttttcaaataacacaatttgcagttttttttgttatattttgttgtatacatttctcccccccccccttctttcTGTTATATTGTTGACAACGTTGCGtagttaatttttaaatttaagtttccattttaattatattttttcttttaaatttttattaattaaaaaaagatgaatgtgtaaaaatggcagaCGAATAGAAAAGGCAATAATATGACTTGTACCGCATTTCCTGCAACCGTTAAAGTAAAGAAGGCATATGCTGCCTGGTACATAATAGTTAGTACATGTTAAGAAACGTAATAAATTGACACGGTGAATAactcttttaaaattaaaatagttCAGATaaaattcaattttattcaaaCACACACGTGTATTTATGAGGATAACAATATATCGTTTTTCCTTTAGGGAGAAATTCGTGTTTCCTGGAAAATCAAGGGAAACGATGGTTGAACGATTATTCATTTAATACAtaatatgtgttttttttcaccgtTGGAAGGTGTTCTATAACTTCTTTTACTAAATGCGTTTAATGATACATTACCTTTTTAGGGACCCCCCAAATTcaattttagcaaaaaagGCATCTGTCGTTCAataatttatgaaataaaaatgtggatatattaatacttttgcgttcatttttttgtggagaTAATTGTGTGTGGTAAAAGAAGCATGCCCCTAATTAGTCACACGAGTAGTCGAAGCTTAGGCTACTTTTACAACTTTGCAAAAGATGATTATAGCACATATTTCGCATAATATGTTACAATTACAAAATTagttaatttgtttttttaaaatattaaggcttttatatatttttttttttttgctaatgtGCAATTTTATTCTACATGATgttaaggttttttttttttttttttcgttgagAATGAACATAATATATTGATTGAATTGGCTTgctaaaaagaaaaaaatgcgaacacATAAATTTCACATTAAAGCTTTCATCTATTTTTAACACGATGCGCATAGAACTATCATCATAGNGGTACACATTACTgttatagaaatttttttccaataatgtatattcatgtacgtttttttaacttttatGCATTATTGAAATTTTGAGGATTTATATCTGtttgtataatattttaataagaaGAAGTGTTAAAATAACCACTCATTTATTCccttaatatgaaaatatgagtattaaaggagaaaaaatcgaGGACGaagtttcactttttaaaataaaattaaaactgcctattttattttggttCTCAATTATGAAAATTGCACGTACTCGAAACTCAATTTGTTTaattgaattaaaaaataaaataataataaggTAAATTTCGCAAGTGAAagcattttacatttctgtATATTTACGTACATGTGATATTTTCAATGCAATAGAATTATGAATGGTAGAATAGTTCTAAGGTTAATGCTAGGGCCAAACGGAATTAAGTGAGGCAGTAAAGAGGATTGATGCCGTTAAATAGCGTTTAAACTGCAATAATTAGTAATGAaagaattaataataaaaagaatggaaaaagtgaaaaaaaaaaaaaaaagaaaacgagggtgaaaaaaataaattacgcGAAGAAAAGGTTGCATAAGAGtaacatatgaaaaatataagattCATCAAAAAGCTCTTTGGTGCCTAAAGGAACAGAAAGGAACTTATaagatgaataaaaatattcgagGGTATGAACATTTAATAAACTCTTTTATTTGaagtttattatatatatgggCACTCGAAAATGATGTTTAAAGCGCGAATTGTGACACTAAAcacacaaaatttataactCATTTGATATTGTTTCCTAAAGCAGAAGTGTTACTATTTTGACTGAATTCTTTATGCATGTAATTAACAGTAAATGTAAAACATAGAAGGCAAAGGAACATGctcgatgaaaaaaaaattttaccaaTGGTATGTTACCATAAAGGgtgtttacaattttgtaacaACAACACACACCCTAATTCCTTCAGAATTCAACTAagggataaaaaattacacattaACATATGTTTCAGCGTCAACAGTGaatcatataaaattaaacaaagCGTAGATAATACAGGTATAATTTTCCGTTACCCAAATGGGTTTACATTATAATGCTttgtttttacaaatttataTACACTTGCTCTCTTTTTAAGTCAGAAATATACGCTTataagaagtaaaaaaatttgttcactttTCAGATATAAggatttgaaaaatatattaattttgtttcctcaGCGGTTCTATTAACAACTGTTTGAACAAGATAAAAGCGCAAAGCTAACAAAAGTGTGAAATTACGTagtaattttatgtatattttcagctgctaaaatttataaatatataaacaaataagATTTCCATTTAATCAAATATCTGCACTTgattaatatttaaagatCAAGCAAGTTtccaatttaataaaatttataattacaaatataGAAGGGGCTTAAATTttgggaatattttttttttcttttgcacaCAACATCTAAAACAAATTCTCTTAACCATATACGCTATTTGTGTGCTCAttgaaccattttttttttttttctttttctcagaATTGACTATTTGTTTTTGGGTATACTATGGGTTACATGTATAatgagaaaatataaaaaaaaaaaaaaaattttttttaagtattaaattttaatttttttttttaaatgtaaacAAAAGGGGTggttaggaaaaaaaaaaaaaaaaaaaagaaacaggtGTTGTTAATATAAAAGTGTACCATAAAGTTCGTTGttctaataaaaaaaacgaaagcttttaaaaatagcaatAAAATTTCGAAACATTgccacaaaatttttatgttttaccTATATTCAGGTTCACATAATTTAGTTGTACCCTGCTTTTTGATATATgcgtttaaatttttttttcgctcatATGTTTAGTTATATGTGTAGAACACCTAGCTAAATAAATTCCGTACACTTTCTGTTCTGAATAATATAACcacatacatttattttaaaacattatgaaaggaaaaaaccgccctttattttttcttctagtTTTATTATTGTCACACAAAGTATCATATAaagataatttttctattagactaataaattatcatgaagaaaaaaatatatatatttaattatactaAAAAGTAAATTAGAAAAAGCTAATAATCGTGATgcctgcaatttttttcttcatttctctTAGGTAAATAATGTATTATTAGAACGAACAATTGAAACCCTTcaagaatgcaaaaatgaatgtgTGAAAGGTGAAAATTGTTATAAATTATCTAAAGGACATCACTATATTGAGGAAGATAACATAGAACGATGGTTGCAAGGAACTAATGAAAGAAGAAgtgaggaaaatataaaatataaatatggcGTAACGgaactaaaaataaaatatgagcaaatgaatggaaaaagaacTAGCCGTATTTTGAAGGAATCAATTTACGAGGCGCAAAACTTTAGAGACAACAATTACAGAGAGGAAAAAGATGGAGAACATAAAACTGATAGTAAAACTGATAACGGGAGAAGTGCAAACAATTTGGTAATGTTAGATTATGATACATCTAGCAGTGGCCATCCAGCTGTGACCCTTGATAATGTTCTTGAATTTGTGACTGACCATGGGGAAAATTCTCTTGAAAATTCCTCGAATGGTGGCAATCTTTACGATATTGTTCATAAGAAAACGATGTCTAGCGGTGTTATAAATCAtgcttttcttcaaaattctGAAATCGTAACTTGTAATGATAAGAGAAAACGTCAGGTAAGAGATTGGGACTGTTCAACTAAGAAGGATGTTTGTATACCAGATAGAAGATATCAATTATGTATGAAGGAAGTTACGAATTTGGTAAATAATACGGATACACATTTTCATGGTGATATAACATTTCGAAAATTAGATTTTAAAAGGAAACTTATGTATGATGCTGCAATAGAGGgtgaattattatataagaaGAATAActataaatataacaaaGACTTATGTAGGGATATAAGATGGAGCTTGGGAGATTTTGGGGATATAATTATGGGAACTGATATGGAAGGTATTGGACATTCCCAAGTagtggaaaataatttgaaaagcaTCTTTGGAACTGGTAAAAATGCCCTACAGAATCGTGTGCAGTGGTGGCATGAATCTAAAGTACATATTTGGAGAGCAATGATGTACTCAGTTAGAAAGAGATTAAAGGATAGATTTGCATGgatttgtaaaataaatgttgCGGTAAATGTAGAACCGCAGATATATAGGTGGATTCGAGAATGGGGAGGGGATTATATAACAGAATTACCCACAGAACgacaaaaagtgaaagaaaaatgtgatgGAAATATCATTTTTACTAAGAAAAAAGTATGTACGGTATCTCAATGTAAAAATGCGTGTAATTTATATGATCAATGGATaaccagaaaaaaagaacaatgGGATGTTCTGTCaaataaattcaaaagtgtaaaaaatgaacaaagcaTCAAGACGGCAGATATTGCAACTGCTTATGATATACTAAAACAggagataaataaatttaacgAGGAGACTTTTGAGAATGAAATTAACAAACTTGATAATGCATATATTGATTTATGTCTTTGTTCCCTTGAAGAGGTTAAAAAACATACTCAGAATGTTGTAagaaatatagaaaaagCTGCTAAATCTGTGGCACCAAATCCGAATCCGATAAATAAGGCAGTAGATAGTAGTAAGGCGGAGAAGGTTCAAGGGAATCCTGAGAATGGAAATGTTAACAGTGGCGCAAATAATTCTACCACAGGTAAAGCTGCTACGGGGGAtggtcaaaatggaaatcaGACACCTACAAAAAGCAATGTACAACAAAGTGATGTTGCTGAAAGTGCAGGTGCTAAAAATGTTGATCCGCATAAATCTGTAAGTGAAAAGAGTGCCGACACTACGAGCGTTACAAGTATTGCAGAAGCTGGAAAGGAAAACTTAGGCACATCAAATAGTCAACCTTCTAAGTCTACCGTTGAAGCAAATAGCCCAGGTGATGGCACTGTGAACAGTGCATCTATATCTGtaaaaaatagtgaaaaaCCGTTAGTAACCACCGATAAAGGTTTGGAGCCTTCGAAAGATAACAGTGATAACAATGGATCTACGGAATCTAAGAAATCAGAGGCTAATCCTGATTCAAATAGTAAAGGTGAGACGGGAATGGGACAAGACAATGATAAGGAGAAGGCTACTAAAGATAGTAGCAATAGTTCAGATAATACAAGCTCTGCTAAGGGCGATACTACTAGTGCAGTTGATAGAAATTTTAATGGAGGTGTTCCTGAGGATAGAGATAAAATTgtaggaagtaaaaaagaagaaaaggaagataaCTCTGCAAATAAGGATGCAGCGACTGTAGTTGGAGGCAACACTAATGATAGAACAGAAAATggcatggaaaaaaacaatgttCCTGCACCTGACAGTAAACAAAGTGTGGATGCAACTCCGCTAAGTAAAACTGAAAGTTTAGAATTAAACGAAAGTGCACATAGAATTACTAATGATACAACTcacagtttaaaaaatgaaaatgaaggaaGCGAAAAGGATTTACAAAAGCATGATTTTACAAATAATGATATGCCGAATGAAGAACCAAATTCTGCTCAAACTACAGATGCAGAAGGACATCACAGGTATAGTATGAAAAATGATAACGGAGAAATGAGAAAGCATATGAATAAAGGTACTTTTACGAAAAATCCAAATAGTAACCAATTAAATAGCCATAATGATTTGAGTAATGGTAAATTAGATATAAAAGAATACAAATACAGAGATGTCAATGcaacaagggaaaaaattatatatatgtccgAAGTACGCAGGtgcaataataatatttctttaaacTACTGTAACTCTGTAAAAGACAAAATGTCATCGAACACTTGTTCTAGagagaaaagtaaaaatttatgttgtTCAATATCGGATTATTGTTTGAACTATTTTGAGGTTTATACTAATGAGTATCATAATTGcatgaaaaaggaatttgAAGATCCATCATACAAGTGCTTTACAAAAGGGGGCTTTACAGGTAtgcagaaaatgaagatgaaTAGAGAAAGATGttatgtaaattaaaaagaaattaattttaagaatgttataaaaatttttgtaaccAATATTCTTTTTGCAGACAAGGCTTATTTTGCCGCGGGGGGAGCGTTGCTGATACTGCTGTTGTTAATTACTTCACGGCATATGATCAAAAATGAGTAaccagaaaataaaataaaaattagaataaaaattatagtaaaaactagaataaaaattagaataaaaaataaaataacaattagaagaaaaaataaaatataataagaaATGCTGTTAATGCACAATTAA encodes:
- a CDS encoding phist protein (Pf-fam-b;~putative), producing the protein MQDNKKNPNFLLSIISSLGNIAKGKSSFKKSFKEKEIKLKSNKFATHIFFKSFFSALVLSLYYLLLQNINASTGNKYPHSHLKNRHSRILYQDIPSFLKGSRANNTTEGQKKNPFPFKHADNNSSGNVDKQNEDLKKKLSNHNQLKTNTGKKEEYNKNEIMFSCANTGNCEEVTEDELNDKLNNIKGAVNAKTMHLVWKYVHNHEKVNFVRMQQEIQNYCKLLAKHYNIPKEFETKKCKHVDDKITNALVKKERFDLKNIKEFAKEDFCARWEFLRYINLKRSSWKELRESKKEKWANYINDVFKKYKGKK
- a CDS encoding Duffy binding protein 1 (putative), giving the protein MKGKNRPLFFLLVLLLSHKVNNVLLERTIETLQECKNECVKGENCYKLSKGHHYIEEDNIERWLQGTNERRSEENIKYKYGVTELKIKYEQMNGKRTSRILKESIYEAQNFRDNNYREEKDGEHKTDSKTDNGRSANNLVMLDYDTSSSGHPAVTLDNVLEFVTDHGENSLENSSNGGNLYDIVHKKTMSSGVINHAFLQNSEIVTCNDKRKRQVRDWDCSTKKDVCIPDRRYQLCMKEVTNLVNNTDTHFHGDITFRKLDFKRKLMYDAAIEGELLYKKNNYKYNKDLCRDIRWSLGDFGDIIMGTDMEGIGHSQVVENNLKSIFGTGKNALQNRVQWWHESKVHIWRAMMYSVRKRLKDRFAWICKINVAVNVEPQIYRWIREWGGDYITELPTERQKVKEKCDGNIIFTKKKVCTVSQCKNACNLYDQWITRKKEQWDVLSNKFKSVKNEQSIKTADIATAYDILKQEINKFNEETFENEINKLDNAYIDLCLCSLEEVKKHTQNVVRNIEKAAKSVAPNPNPINKAVDSSKAEKVQGNPENGNVNSGANNSTTGKAATGDGQNGNQTPTKSNVQQSDVAESAGAKNVDPHKSVSEKSADTTSVTSIAEAGKENLGTSNSQPSKSTVEANSPGDGTVNSASISVKNSEKPLVTTDKGLEPSKDNSDNNGSTESKKSEANPDSNSKGETGMGQDNDKEKATKDSSNSSDNTSSAKGDTTSAVDRNFNGGVPEDRDKIVGSKKEEKEDNSANKDAATVVGGNTNDRTENGMEKNNVPAPDSKQSVDATPLSKTESLELNESAHRITNDTTHSLKNENEGSEKDLQKHDFTNNDMPNEEPNSAQTTDAEGHHRYSMKNDNGEMRKHMNKGTFTKNPNSNQLNSHNDLSNGKLDIKEYKYRDVNATREKIIYMSEVRRCNNNISLNYCNSVKDKMSSNTCSREKSKNLCCSISDYCLNYFEVYTNEYHNCMKKEFEDPSYKCFTKGGFTDKAYFAAGGALLILLLLITSRHMIKNDSEEATFNEFEEHCDNIQRIPLMPNNIEHMQPLTPLDYS